A single Anopheles maculipalpis chromosome 3RL, idAnoMacuDA_375_x, whole genome shotgun sequence DNA region contains:
- the LOC126560899 gene encoding mitotic spindle assembly checkpoint protein MAD1 — METLMDGEGCDETLGIHGMSSTGASRLSFENNVSFELNRKKRRISGSACDGTNDTMHEGNASADSFTSNAAGYNSTLIAQSPWETRRMKADLIEARSRVTFLKKEIEHLNTEMATTQLRNQHKISSLEEELAFSGQKVADLEKHLQIIRKREHVAKTDLTKTRNQYQQLKQVTDSRQFELRQTLQKMEEKYHTDTHELNMEIRDLSSQVTDLEQQLSLAQDELDTTRELNDTLQSKADAYDQTKRELENTQLRLSEAESRVKTLEYEVGSYEDWRSLKQVSSERIANVNELQKENIRLTEQLRNLQDLIKNKLLLEEQVSSLQTRLDQFEQKEAETASLEVRVKEIERELAEWRQLGKDYSPKGGMVSPMSMRTHIEQILQKDLVLTSEQSSAQTEKNHVQTRIEELQSENAKLNGRLADYKRAQEGLQNIIHRAQKKLNLVTGERDYLKQLLESYENDLTISHSVVGSDGDKKQLRARTDMLEKTLTGYKELCQRQEAELQANKVMPDISFVLTSEQYEKLRKEIDDLRTENEQLKRRKAELEVEVHNMTLRADIKRAPTMTTTAPTTSTNQSKCLRYIFSPAAEDIQAEHACKLKLMAEIERLKLHIQRLQETNHDLTECLHNTDETGNITAKIKESVDLRMQLSELQAKYDQRKELFQQSSEDFRTVVNLLFGFKIDRISGSYFQLRSQYAESPDEYLNFALSQDGSMLTLLESDYAASLRELVETQFKTHNSVPVFLSSLTLELFNRTTNTASAMMVEYGDGSE, encoded by the exons ATGGAAACATTGATGGATGGTGAGGGATGTGATGAAACGCTGGGTATACACGGGATGAGTTCAACGGGTGCTAGCCGGCTTAGCTTTGAGAATAATGTTTCATTCGAGCTGA aTCGAAAGAAACGCCGTATTTCCGGTTCGGCATGTGACGGTACAAATGATACAATGCACGAAGGCAATGCAAGCGCAGATTCGTTCACGTCTAACGCGGCCGGCTACAACTCGACACTGATTGCTCAAAGTCCGTGGGAAACGCGCCGTATGAAGGCAGATTTGATAGAGGCTCGATCAAGG GTAACGTTTCTGAAGAAAGAAATCGAACATCTAAACACGGAAATGGCAACGACGCAACTACGCAACCAGCACAAGATATCGTCGCTGGAGGAAGAGCTAGCATTCAGCGGCCAGAAGGTAGCCGATCTGGAGAAACATCTGCAGATTATACGCAAACGGGAGCACGTCGCAAAGACGGATCTAACGAAAACGCGCAACCAGTACCAACAGCTGAAGCAAGTGACCGACAGTCGCCAGTTTGAGCTTCGCCAGACGCTGCAAAAGATGGAGGAAAAGTaccacacggacacacacgaGCTTAATATGGAAATTCGCGACCTTTCCAGCCAGGTAACGGATCTCGAGCAGCAGTTGTCGTTGGCACAGGACGAGCTCGACACGACGCGTGAACTGAACGATACGCTTCAAAGCAAAGCGGATGCGTACGATCAGACGAAGCGCGAACTGGAGAACACACAACTCCGTCTGTCGGAAGCGGAATCGCGGGTAAAAACGCTCGAGTACGAGGTCGGTAGCTACGAGGACTGGCGCAGTCTGAAGCAGGTATCTTCTGAACGGATCGCGAACGTGAACGAGTTGCAGAAGGAAAACATCCGGCTGACGGAACAGTTGAGAAACTTGCAGGATTTGATCAAAAacaagctgctgctggaggagcAGGTTAGCAGTCTTCAGACACGGCTTGATCAGTTCGAACAGAAGGAAGCGGAAACAGCTTCGCTTGAGGTGCGTGTGAAGGAGATTGAGCGAGAGTTGGCCGAGTGGCGTCAACTTGGGAAGGACTATTCGCCCAAGGGAGGTATGGTTAGTCCGATGTCGATGCGGACCCACATCGAACAAATCTTGCAGAAGGATCTGGTGCTGACCAGCGAACAATCGTCCGCCCAGACGGAGAAAAATCACGTCCAGACACGCATCGAGGAGCTACAGTCGGAGAACGCAAAGCTGAACGGTCGGTTGGCGGATTACAAGCGGGCGCAGGAAGGTTTGCAGAACATCATCCATCGGGCACAGAAGAAGCTGAATCTGGTTACCGGTGAGCGGGACTATCTGAAGCAGCTGCTCGAATCGTACGAGAATGATCTGACGA TCAGTCATTCCGTCGTGGGCAGCGATGGTGACAAGAAGCAGCTCAGGGCACGTACCGACATGCTGGAAAAAACGCTGACCGGGTATAAGGAACTGTGCCAAAGGCAGGAGGCTGAACTGCAGGCCAACAAAGTGATGCCCGATATAA GTTTTGTGCTTACCTCCGAACAGTACGAGAAGCTGCGCAAAGAGATCGACGATCTTCGCACGGAAAATGAACAGCTCAAGCGGCGCAAGGCGGAGCTCGAGGTCGAGGTCCACAACATGACTCTCCGTGCGGATATTAAGCGTGCGCCAACAATGACGACCACGGCGCCGACGACGAGCACAAATCAAAGTAAGTGCTTACGGTACATCTTCAGTCCCGCAGCGGAAGACATACAGGCCGAGCATGCCTGCAAGCTAAAGCTGATGGCCGAAATCGAACGACTCAAGCTTCACATTCAGCGGCTCCAGGAAACGAACCACGACCTGACAGAGTGTCTGCACAACACGGACGAAACCGGCAACATCACCGCCAAGATTAAGGAATCGGTCGATTTGCGGATGCAGCTGTCCGAGCTGCAGGCCAAGTACGACCAGCGCAAGGAGCTGTTCCAGCAATCGTCGGAAGACTTTCGCACGGTGGTGAATCTGCTGTTCGGGTTCAAGATTGATCGGATCAGCGGTAGCTACTTCCAGCTACGCAGCCAATACGCCGAAAGCCCGGACGAGTATCTTAACTTTGCGCTGTCCCAGGACGGTAGCATGCTGACGCTGCTCGAATCGGACTATGCCGCATCGTTGCGGGAGCTGGTCGAAACGCAGTTCAAAACGCACAACTCGGTACCGGTGTTTTTGAGCTCGCTAACGCTGGAACTGTTCAATCGAACCACCAACACTGCCTCGGCAATGATGGTTGAGTACGGTGATGGATCGGAGTGA